A DNA window from Labrus mixtus chromosome 4, fLabMix1.1, whole genome shotgun sequence contains the following coding sequences:
- the admb gene encoding pro-adrenomedullin produces MKLALHTVICCCVFTTVLPLVKGATGELNTSLKKRFRVWLQSRMKRDLDDGLATSDELCSDLLDRLRQDVTENNVPPSPSSGPQIRSKRATSSKSAGCKLVTCSLPDLIFKLYQNTNTDIDVSAPGKHLTPIGYGRRRRRRSLLDVVRPALQTGSQRPKTAAGQPVRRLKSKLKEV; encoded by the exons ATGAAATTAGCCCTGCACACTGtcatctgctgctgtgttttcaccACTGTCCTGCCACTGGTGAAAGGTGCAACGGGGGAGCTCAACACCAGCTTGAAAAAAAG GTTTAGAGTTTGGCTTCAAAGTCGCATGAAGAGAGACCTGGATGACGGCTTAGCCACATCTGATGAGCTGTGCTCAGACCTCCTCGATAGACTGAGGCAGGATGTGACTGAAAACAATGTTCCACCTTCACCAAG CTCTGGGCCACAGATCAGATCCAAAAGGGCAACATCATCAAAATCAGCAGGCTGCAAACTTGTCACATGTTCATTACCCGACCTGATCTTTAAACTCTACCAGAATACAAACACGGACATAGACGTCAGTGCTCCTGGGAAACACTTAACTCCCATAGGCTACGGCCGGCGTCGCCGCCGCCGCTCACTCCTGGATGTGGTTCGACCTGCCctccagacaggaagtcaaagaCCGAAAACAGCGGCTGGGCAGCCAGTCCGTCGACTCAAAAGCAAACTCAAAGAGGTCTAA